The following proteins come from a genomic window of Nicotiana tomentosiformis chromosome 12, ASM39032v3, whole genome shotgun sequence:
- the LOC104087307 gene encoding bZIP transcription factor RISBZ4 has protein sequence MEKKMANFANIRDMKKSPSLLAFEEYFKTGDGFGGSDHHQNTNNNNINDDDNNNNNVHADIFGDICSVAPSFNQEMVNGFSNCALTDKPLWSPNLTPKQSSISATVDSQSSICAGSPTPTIMPKMKESQVMGATSGSYSDDDDVDAEVGPCEQSTDPLDIKRTRRQASNRESARRSRRRKQAHLADLENQVDQYRGENESLFKQLADATQQYKDALTNNRVLKSDVEALRAKVKLAEDMVARGSLTSTSLSHLLQNYLNTPQPLGTNNNNLCRLDNVSPTITVPGEDAWSAISGQNPVIGVENVNAFNRNFRNGGAMSDTVSCVSDVWSWESHVPSISK, from the exons ATGGAGAAGAAAATGGCTAACTTTGCAAATATTAGAGACATGAAGAAAAGCCCTTCTTTATTGGCTTTTGAAGAGTACTTTAAAACTGGTGATGGTTTTGGAGGCAGTGATCATCATCAAAAtaccaataataataatattaatgatgacgacaataacaataataatgttCATGCTGATATTTTTGGTGATATTTGTTCAGTTGCTCCTTCATTTAATCAG GAGATGGTAAATGGTTTCTCAAATTGTGCACTGACAGACAAACCCCTTTGGTCTCCAAACCTTACTCCCAAGCAGTCCAGCATTTCTGCAACTGTGGATTCACAATCTTCAATATGTG CTGGGAGTCCAACGCCAACTATAATGCCAAAGATGAAGGAAAGTCAAGTTATGGGAGCTACAAGTGGGTCCTATTCAGATGATGATGACGTGGACGCTGAAGTGGGTCCCTGTGAACAAAGCACTGACCCATTGGATATTAAACGCACCAGAAG GCAAGCCTCTAATAGGGAGTCTGCAAGGCGTTCGAGAAGAAGAAAGCAAGCACATTTAGCAGATCTTGAAAATCAg GTTGATCAGTATCGAGGTGAAAATGAATCATTGTTCAAGCAGCTTGCAGATGCTACTCAACAATATAAAGATGCTTTGACTAATAATAGAGTGCTCAAATCAGATGTGGAAGCATTAAGAGCCAAA GTGAAGTTGGCTGAGGACATGGTGGCTAGAGGTTCACTAACGTCAACAAGTTTAAGTCATCTTCTTCAAAATTACTTGAACACTCCTCAACCACTTGGTACTAACAACAATAATTTGTGTCGACTCGATAATGTCTCTCCGACCATCACTGTGCCCGGAGAAGACGCGTGGAGTGCAATTTCCGGCCAGAATCCGGTGATCGGAGTCGAAAATGTCAATGCATTTAACCGGAATTTCAGGAATGGTGGTGCCATGAGTGATACTGTTAGCTGTGTTTCTGATGTATGGTCCTGGGAATCACATGTCCCTTCTATTTCAAAGTGA